The Bacillota bacterium genome includes a region encoding these proteins:
- a CDS encoding ArgE/DapE family deacylase: MKQLIEQIRNEAENNRSNLALLIGEMVRIRSYSGEAEDMQLYLRGKLEELGMETRLVKVEPDKLEKYKGFSYDGFSYDRRYSLIGLKKGKGGSGRSLILNGHVDVVPPGDTSCWIDDPLSGKYVNGRVYGRGALDMKGGLAAGIMAIKILEDFGYTNSGDLFFSSVCGEETGGCGAFAAVESGLSADGCIILEPTKLKICHIQSGCHTFKITVKGRSIHACMAYKGINVIDKFYILYDALKKMDRRRHERFSNRFYENPGNVAPFSVGTVAAGEWPSSVPDLLEAHGRMGIFPGETVEEMHREFEDTLRQAAETDSWLAENLPEIEWYEGLFEPAETDINSDLVKTLAASHQQILGRSVQYDAATYGSDMRIFNLYANIPTVLYGPGDVSLAHTVNEYIEIDQVLEAVCSIALMITNWCQ, encoded by the coding sequence ATGAAGCAGCTGATAGAGCAGATCAGAAATGAAGCAGAAAATAATCGAAGCAACCTGGCCCTGTTAATCGGAGAGATGGTGCGTATACGCAGTTATTCCGGGGAAGCTGAAGATATGCAGCTATATCTTCGGGGAAAACTTGAGGAGCTTGGGATGGAAACCAGGTTGGTTAAGGTGGAACCTGATAAGCTCGAAAAATATAAAGGGTTTAGTTATGATGGATTTTCATATGACAGGCGTTACAGTTTGATCGGATTGAAAAAAGGAAAAGGCGGTTCAGGGCGGTCGCTTATTTTGAACGGTCATGTTGATGTTGTTCCTCCCGGTGATACTTCCTGCTGGATTGATGACCCGCTGAGCGGAAAGTATGTAAATGGTCGGGTCTATGGCAGGGGGGCTCTTGATATGAAGGGCGGTCTTGCAGCAGGAATTATGGCTATCAAGATTTTAGAGGATTTCGGTTATACAAATAGCGGAGATCTATTCTTTAGCAGCGTTTGTGGTGAGGAAACCGGGGGCTGTGGTGCTTTTGCTGCTGTTGAAAGCGGTTTAAGCGCTGACGGCTGCATCATCCTGGAGCCGACAAAGCTGAAAATATGTCATATTCAGTCCGGCTGCCATACCTTTAAAATCACTGTTAAAGGCCGTTCGATTCATGCCTGCATGGCCTATAAAGGCATTAATGTCATCGATAAATTCTATATCCTTTATGATGCGCTTAAAAAGATGGATCGGCGGAGGCACGAAAGGTTCAGTAACCGATTTTATGAGAACCCCGGAAATGTTGCGCCCTTTAGCGTGGGGACTGTAGCAGCCGGTGAATGGCCTTCAAGTGTACCAGATCTGCTCGAAGCCCATGGGCGGATGGGTATATTCCCCGGGGAAACTGTCGAAGAAATGCACCGTGAATTTGAGGATACTTTGCGGCAGGCTGCTGAAACTGACTCCTGGCTTGCTGAAAATTTGCCGGAGATAGAGTGGTACGAGGGGCTGTTCGAGCCGGCTGAAACGGACATTAACAGTGATTTGGTCAAAACTCTTGCAGCAAGTCACCAACAGATCCTGGGCCGGAGTGTCCAATACGATGCAGCAACCTACGGCTCTGATATGCGAATCTTCAATCTTTACGCCAATATCCCTACAGTTCTCTACGGGCCCGGCGACGTCAGCCTCGCCCACACCGTCAACGAATACATCGAAATCGATCAGGTCCTCGAAGCAGTTTGCTCCATAGCCCTCATGATCACCAACTGGTGCCAATAA
- a CDS encoding transposase gives MIVIKKSRIEYAGAVYHVTQRGNNQEPIFGKTVEKETYLDLLKVYKARLDFQLFGYAIMDNHFHLLVKTGEVPLSKIMHPINTAYGKYYNHENNRDGHVFSSRYYATLILDEDYLFSVLRYIHWNPVRADICQTVSEYNWTSDWAYQSNNNSFVDIDFILNITSSTRSDAINNYRQMMKTPDDFNYMAFRKKTVKKEKEFEREKIGRKAREVLLRDIGASDEEIMQIKSGSRSRPLIPLKQLFIKSAIEEGYSFTEIGEFMNLSKSAVYKLSK, from the coding sequence GTGATTGTTATCAAAAAATCTAGGATTGAATACGCTGGCGCAGTTTATCACGTTACCCAGAGAGGCAATAATCAGGAGCCTATATTCGGCAAGACCGTTGAAAAAGAGACTTATCTGGATCTTCTTAAAGTCTACAAAGCAAGACTTGATTTTCAGTTATTCGGTTATGCAATAATGGATAACCATTTTCACCTGTTGGTTAAGACCGGAGAAGTGCCCCTCAGCAAAATCATGCACCCAATCAATACAGCATATGGCAAATATTACAACCATGAAAATAATCGAGACGGCCATGTGTTCAGTTCAAGGTACTATGCCACCTTAATTCTGGATGAAGATTATCTTTTTTCAGTGCTTCGTTACATCCATTGGAACCCGGTCCGGGCGGATATCTGCCAAACTGTTTCAGAATATAATTGGACCAGCGATTGGGCTTATCAATCAAATAACAATAGTTTTGTGGATATCGACTTTATCCTCAATATTACATCCTCAACCAGGTCTGATGCAATTAACAATTACAGACAGATGATGAAAACACCAGATGATTTTAATTACATGGCATTCAGAAAAAAAACTGTGAAGAAAGAAAAGGAATTCGAACGTGAAAAAATCGGCAGAAAAGCAAGGGAAGTTTTATTAAGAGATATTGGTGCCTCTGATGAAGAAATCATGCAGATTAAAAGTGGCTCACGGTCCCGACCATTAATACCGTTAAAACAACTATTTATCAAATCGGCAATCGAGGAAGGTTATTCCTTTACCGAAATTGGTGAGTTCATGAATTTATCCAAATCAGCAGTCTATAAATTATCCAAATAA
- the polX gene encoding DNA polymerase/3'-5' exonuclease PolX: MEKHGVAGLIEEIGVLLELKGENPFKSRAYYNAARIIELMGEEELERLVREGKLKDVKGIGTALNEKITELVTTGTLVYYEELKQSIPEGLLEILKVPGLGPRKIQTLHEMLDITTLAELEYACRENRLINIKGFGSKTQENILEGIEFLRRNQNQYFYSEAMLIADDLLEQMKTIPGIGEVSLAGSIRRFREIVKDIDLVASAEKPGNLTHQFTKLPGISGVIALGDTKASVQMEEGINVDLRVVKKSEYPYALHHFTGSKEHNTALRHRAKSMGLKINEYGLFRGEELVKCSTEKDFFAALGLDYIPPELRENNGEIEAAENSTLPLLVESKDIKGIFHVHSVYSDGTNTLEEIVRYCLDSGLEYVGITDHSQSAFYAGGLKDDDLKRQAEEIQALREKYSNLGIYAGVEADIRADGTLDYPDEILEKLDFVIASVHSGLKMERSKMTERVIQALRNPYVTMLGHPTNRLLLGRDSSPIDLETIFEVALEKGIIIELNASPARLDLDWRHLKKVKEMGLLVSINPDAHRLENFIDIELGVSLARKGWLDKGDIFNSLSRSEVEKYLLYRRGKSKK; the protein is encoded by the coding sequence ATGGAGAAGCATGGCGTTGCGGGATTAATTGAGGAGATAGGTGTCCTGCTTGAATTGAAGGGAGAGAATCCTTTTAAGAGCAGGGCTTATTATAATGCGGCCCGGATTATTGAATTGATGGGTGAGGAAGAACTGGAAAGATTGGTCCGGGAAGGTAAACTAAAAGATGTCAAGGGTATTGGCACTGCCCTTAATGAAAAGATTACCGAACTTGTTACAACCGGGACACTAGTCTATTACGAAGAACTTAAGCAGAGTATACCGGAAGGACTTCTTGAAATTTTAAAAGTGCCTGGCCTTGGACCGCGGAAAATACAAACTCTTCATGAAATGCTCGATATAACCACTCTGGCTGAGCTTGAATATGCCTGCCGTGAAAACAGGTTGATAAATATAAAAGGGTTTGGGTCGAAAACACAGGAAAATATTCTCGAAGGAATTGAATTCTTAAGGCGCAACCAGAATCAGTATTTTTATAGTGAGGCAATGTTGATAGCTGACGATCTGCTCGAACAGATGAAAACAATCCCTGGTATTGGTGAAGTAAGCCTAGCTGGCAGTATTCGCCGTTTCAGGGAAATTGTTAAGGATATTGATTTGGTTGCATCTGCCGAAAAACCGGGAAACCTAACCCATCAATTTACAAAACTGCCCGGTATCTCCGGCGTAATTGCTCTCGGAGATACGAAAGCATCAGTTCAGATGGAAGAAGGTATAAATGTCGATCTACGGGTTGTGAAGAAATCCGAATATCCCTATGCCCTGCACCATTTTACGGGCAGCAAGGAACATAACACTGCTCTGAGGCACAGGGCAAAAAGCATGGGGCTCAAGATTAACGAATATGGATTATTCCGCGGCGAGGAACTAGTAAAATGCAGTACTGAGAAAGATTTTTTTGCCGCACTCGGTCTTGATTATATCCCTCCCGAATTAAGGGAGAATAACGGCGAAATTGAAGCAGCAGAAAATAGTACTCTGCCCTTATTGGTTGAGAGTAAAGATATTAAAGGTATTTTCCATGTTCACAGCGTCTACAGTGACGGAACAAATACACTGGAAGAGATTGTCCGGTATTGCCTTGACTCAGGCCTTGAGTATGTCGGGATCACCGATCACAGCCAATCAGCATTTTATGCCGGGGGGCTAAAGGATGATGATCTAAAAAGGCAAGCCGAAGAGATTCAGGCCCTGCGTGAAAAGTATTCGAACCTGGGGATATATGCCGGTGTTGAAGCGGATATTCGGGCAGATGGTACACTCGATTATCCTGACGAAATTTTAGAGAAGCTGGATTTCGTTATCGCCTCTGTCCATTCAGGCTTGAAAATGGAACGGTCAAAAATGACCGAACGGGTGATACAAGCCCTTAGAAACCCATATGTCACAATGCTTGGGCACCCCACAAACAGACTCTTACTCGGTCGCGACAGTTCGCCCATCGATCTTGAAACAATATTTGAAGTAGCTCTTGAAAAGGGAATCATTATTGAACTGAATGCCAGCCCGGCTCGGCTCGATCTTGACTGGCGGCATCTGAAAAAAGTCAAGGAGATGGGTTTGCTGGTTTCAATAAATCCCGATGCACACCGTCTGGAGAATTTTATAGATATTGAATTAGGGGTATCGTTAGCCCGAAAGGGTTGGCTTGATAAAGGTGATATTTTCAATTCATTATCCCGATCTGAAGTTGAGAAATACCTGTTATACCGGCGGGGAAAAAGTAAAAAATGA
- a CDS encoding M28 family peptidase — protein MNREGLITLSNHCMNTLCRRIPSRSVGSPGNRQATGFFLEEVSSRGFETEAATFNVLDWHDGGASLKIGSEHYEVLVSPYSLGCSVSANLAAAGNLTELENTDLQGKIILLHGEIAREQLMPKNFVFYNPEEHKKIVSALERSGVLAIICATGRNAALAGGVYPFPLIEDGDFNIPSVYMTEEEGKKILSHLGEKVYIESYSERIPGIASNIIARKGSGFSERMVITAHIDAKKGTPGALDNATGVTILLLLAELLRDYSGNKLVELVALNGEDYYSAPGQMNYIKANQNLFDTILLNINIDGAGYLDGDSAFSFFTLPDEILQAARTVFSRYSGLCEGPEWYQGDHSIFIQQGRPAIAFTSRWFLDNMESQTITHTPEDNLSIVDSGKLAEIAEAIRQLIDDLN, from the coding sequence ATGAACAGGGAAGGTTTAATCACGCTGAGCAATCACTGCATGAACACTTTATGCAGGCGTATTCCCAGCCGTTCGGTTGGCAGCCCGGGAAACAGGCAGGCAACAGGGTTTTTCCTGGAAGAAGTATCTTCCCGCGGTTTTGAAACTGAAGCGGCAACCTTTAATGTATTAGACTGGCATGATGGTGGAGCCAGCCTGAAAATCGGAAGTGAACATTATGAAGTTTTGGTCAGCCCTTATTCACTGGGGTGTTCCGTATCGGCCAACCTGGCAGCAGCGGGCAATCTCACCGAATTGGAAAACACAGATCTTCAGGGTAAAATTATCCTGCTGCATGGAGAAATTGCTCGCGAGCAATTGATGCCCAAAAACTTCGTATTTTATAACCCCGAAGAGCATAAGAAAATCGTTTCAGCCCTTGAAAGGAGCGGTGTTCTTGCTATTATCTGCGCGACCGGTAGAAACGCTGCCCTTGCCGGTGGGGTCTATCCTTTTCCCCTGATCGAGGATGGCGATTTTAATATTCCTTCTGTTTATATGACAGAAGAGGAAGGTAAAAAAATCCTGTCTCACCTTGGTGAGAAAGTGTACATCGAGTCTTACTCCGAAAGAATTCCAGGAATTGCCAGCAACATTATCGCTCGCAAAGGCAGCGGTTTTTCTGAGCGAATGGTGATAACTGCACACATCGATGCAAAGAAAGGCACTCCAGGTGCTCTCGATAATGCTACCGGTGTAACTATTTTGCTCCTGCTGGCGGAGCTGCTGAGAGATTATAGCGGCAACAAGCTGGTTGAACTTGTAGCTCTAAATGGCGAAGACTATTATTCAGCGCCCGGCCAGATGAATTATATCAAGGCTAACCAGAATTTATTCGACACGATATTACTGAATATCAATATTGATGGTGCCGGATACCTGGATGGAGACTCGGCATTTTCCTTTTTTACTCTTCCGGATGAAATTTTACAGGCAGCTAGAACAGTTTTCAGTCGGTATTCCGGTTTATGCGAAGGCCCGGAGTGGTACCAGGGAGATCACAGCATATTTATTCAGCAGGGAAGACCGGCGATTGCCTTCACATCGAGGTGGTTTCTTGACAATATGGAAAGCCAGACGATCACGCATACCCCGGAAGATAATCTAAGTATAGTAGATTCCGGAAAACTGGCCGAAATTGCCGAGGCAATCCGGCAACTGATAGATGATTTGAATTAG
- a CDS encoding radical SAM protein, with product MIYKIENIPRLKNLQVEVEPKGTGLKTRVSGAGSPWLHLLIKRYFGSHNSLGLIGTKAGGNVYTLYFPPVPSRAHARLFESFISTRVFKRPRPMAATIGITGLCQYCCEHCSAAGRSTDQPVMTFQEIKRVVDQCIELGVSNITFTGGEPLLRDDLADLVAYVPQELCVTQVFTNAAELNSKKIDELKKAGLFGLQVSLDSPDPFEHDLLRGATGAFTAVEQGVMEASRAGLFVGISTYATRDRMNDHFVPRMADLATEWGAHELTILDAIETGNLKGKNYLCLDRTSRRRLISDMTRINRQHNKAKVVTQSWTNSGRGFSRLIGCLAAGFQLHITARGEFTPCDFTPLSFGNIRESTVGELWQKLTSHPEYNKQKLRCRMQDKTFRQKYIDTIPEGAKLPYRITNDKEG from the coding sequence TTGATCTATAAGATCGAAAACATACCCCGGTTAAAAAACCTGCAGGTTGAAGTTGAACCAAAAGGTACTGGCTTGAAGACCAGGGTAAGCGGGGCCGGATCGCCCTGGCTTCACCTGTTGATCAAAAGATATTTTGGATCGCATAATTCTCTTGGCCTGATCGGGACTAAAGCCGGAGGCAACGTTTACACCTTGTATTTTCCTCCTGTTCCAAGCAGGGCACACGCCCGCCTGTTTGAATCCTTCATCTCAACCCGGGTATTTAAAAGGCCGCGGCCCATGGCGGCCACGATCGGTATAACAGGTCTCTGCCAGTACTGCTGTGAGCACTGCAGCGCTGCCGGCAGGAGCACCGATCAACCGGTGATGACTTTCCAGGAGATTAAACGGGTAGTTGATCAGTGTATCGAACTGGGGGTTAGTAATATTACATTTACGGGCGGAGAGCCCTTATTACGTGATGACCTTGCCGATCTTGTAGCATATGTACCGCAGGAACTATGTGTTACGCAGGTTTTTACCAACGCTGCAGAGCTAAATTCAAAAAAAATAGATGAGTTAAAAAAGGCCGGTTTATTCGGCTTGCAGGTGAGCCTTGACTCACCGGATCCTTTTGAACATGACCTCCTGCGCGGTGCGACAGGAGCATTTACTGCCGTGGAACAAGGTGTTATGGAAGCCTCCCGGGCCGGACTTTTTGTCGGTATATCAACATATGCCACACGTGATCGGATGAATGATCATTTCGTGCCCCGCATGGCAGATCTTGCTACCGAGTGGGGGGCACACGAGTTAACCATCCTTGACGCTATCGAAACCGGCAATTTAAAGGGCAAAAATTATCTATGTCTGGACCGGACATCAAGGCGCCGGCTGATTTCCGACATGACCCGGATCAACCGTCAGCACAATAAAGCCAAGGTTGTTACCCAGAGCTGGACCAACAGTGGCCGCGGTTTTTCACGTCTTATTGGCTGCCTGGCTGCCGGTTTCCAGCTGCATATTACTGCCCGTGGCGAGTTTACCCCCTGCGATTTTACGCCTCTCTCCTTTGGGAATATCCGTGAATCTACGGTCGGAGAACTCTGGCAGAAACTAACCTCTCATCCTGAGTATAATAAACAGAAGCTGCGCTGCAGGATGCAAGATAAAACATTCAGGCAAAAATATATTGACACAATTCCTGAAGGCGCGAAACTGCCCTACCGGATTACGAATGATAAAGAGGGATAG
- a CDS encoding uroporphyrinogen decarboxylase family protein produces MDIEMTRRERVITTLEHREPDRVPIDFASTHNSGINVLAYNRFKAYAGIDTVTYMRDPIPMLASPDLEEGLEVIRMVGGDLLPLTRYYNFGVPASEWKEWILKDGSKALVPGGFRPEIKADGSQEMLLLGGLARLSMPAQGHHFNLISRPLGFVENLSQLEDILPLLRQSGAFSISDEELDILEPHARKLFNETDYAITATGGPLFFSLYQIGQELFGYEKFFIFMVSEPDIIHCWLEFLTETCIERLEKYLKRLGPYLTVIMMGDDYGFQNSPQMSTKMFRQLFKPYLLRICRAVKEFAPGIKILLHSCGSILPFIPDFIEAGIDALNPVQVTAAGMDPLWLKNEFGKEIAFWGGGVRTQTTLIKGSPADVAGEVKELIDIFKPGGGYIFCPIHDIQEEVPPEKIMAIFNAAREFGAY; encoded by the coding sequence ATGGATATAGAAATGACCCGTCGTGAGAGAGTAATTACCACCCTTGAACACAGGGAGCCCGATCGGGTTCCCATCGACTTTGCCTCAACCCATAACAGCGGGATCAATGTGCTGGCGTACAACCGTTTTAAAGCGTATGCCGGTATCGACACGGTTACCTACATGCGTGATCCCATACCAATGCTGGCATCTCCCGATCTGGAAGAAGGGCTGGAGGTTATCAGGATGGTTGGTGGTGACCTGCTGCCTCTAACCCGCTATTATAATTTTGGTGTTCCTGCTTCAGAATGGAAGGAATGGATTTTGAAAGATGGGTCAAAAGCACTTGTTCCAGGTGGCTTCCGACCGGAAATCAAAGCTGACGGTTCGCAGGAAATGCTCCTGTTGGGCGGCTTAGCCAGGCTCTCCATGCCGGCACAGGGTCATCATTTCAACCTGATCAGCAGACCCCTTGGATTTGTTGAAAATCTATCCCAACTTGAAGATATCCTTCCCCTGCTGCGTCAGAGCGGCGCTTTTTCGATCAGTGATGAAGAACTTGACATTCTGGAACCACATGCCAGAAAGCTCTTTAATGAAACTGATTACGCTATTACAGCCACAGGAGGCCCACTGTTCTTTTCACTTTACCAGATCGGTCAGGAACTCTTCGGTTATGAAAAGTTCTTTATCTTTATGGTCTCCGAACCCGACATCATACACTGCTGGTTGGAGTTTTTAACTGAAACTTGTATTGAACGCCTTGAAAAATATCTTAAGCGCCTCGGCCCTTATTTGACCGTAATAATGATGGGTGATGATTACGGTTTTCAAAACAGCCCGCAGATGTCGACCAAGATGTTCCGGCAGCTTTTCAAGCCGTACCTGCTCAGGATTTGCCGTGCTGTCAAAGAGTTTGCTCCCGGTATCAAGATCCTGCTCCATTCCTGTGGCAGTATTTTACCATTCATTCCCGACTTCATCGAAGCAGGAATTGATGCTTTGAACCCGGTCCAGGTGACAGCAGCAGGAATGGATCCCCTCTGGCTCAAGAATGAATTCGGGAAAGAAATCGCTTTCTGGGGAGGCGGAGTACGGACCCAGACAACCCTGATCAAAGGCTCACCGGCCGATGTGGCCGGTGAAGTTAAAGAGCTGATTGATATATTTAAGCCCGGTGGCGGCTATATATTCTGCCCGATTCACGACATTCAGGAAGAAGTTCCTCCGGAAAAGATCATGGCTATCTTCAATGCCGCCCGGGAATTTGGAGCTTATTAA
- a CDS encoding PAS domain S-box protein produces MDSIHDKYRLLVENMPDGFAYHRIETDPEGNPVDYTFLEINDAFTELTGLPKEKVIGKKVTDVLPGIEKSYFDWIGTYNRVTLNGTAVRFEQYSQPRGRWFEVTAYSDAPGFFITLFRDISSAKKLEISIKESEEKYRTLAESAGAIFWEYDIAANSWIYVAPQVTKILGYKPDEWCRNQFWTEHIHPDDRNWASEHFEFCIKHGRDYVFEYRFIKKDGSVSWLRDDVKVELDDGKAVKLRGFIIDITERKKAELALQENEAILEKSQEIAHVGSWVLDLETNYLTWSAEVYRILGLNPHNFVATYESFLELVHPDDRVLVDTAYTDSVKELGNEYKVEHRIIRRDNGEIRHVHEKCIHERNKAGEIIKSIGVIQDITERKMVEEQVRFLSLHDRLTGLYSRNYLEDSMTKLDTPRQLPISIIMADLNGLKLINDTYGHTAGDEILITAADIFRDSCRHEDIISRFGGDEFVILLPATTEEEAHNICNRIIRKNRRVRIREIPVSISLGVGCKESADRTLKSVLREAEDNMYKHKMVESRSTKHTVLKALLHALEAKSYETEAHTRRMKNIANRIGEQLNLPDTELSRLNLLITLHDIGKINIAEEILTKEGYLDTEEWDAIKKHPEIGFRIARATEEFSHVAEDILAHHEKWDGSGYPHGLKEKDIPLLARIAAIADAYEVMTYGRPYKKALHPDQVVEELKKSSGKHFDPALVDIFLSLLKKGKLENQLNKIG; encoded by the coding sequence ATGGATTCAATCCATGATAAGTACCGATTACTTGTAGAAAATATGCCGGACGGGTTTGCCTATCACCGTATTGAAACTGATCCGGAGGGAAATCCGGTTGACTATACTTTTCTGGAAATCAATGATGCTTTTACTGAGCTCACCGGACTGCCCAAAGAAAAGGTGATCGGCAAAAAGGTCACCGACGTGCTGCCCGGCATCGAAAAGTCTTATTTTGACTGGATCGGCACCTACAACAGGGTTACCCTGAATGGAACGGCAGTCCGCTTTGAGCAGTATTCACAGCCCCGGGGCAGATGGTTTGAAGTCACCGCTTACAGTGATGCTCCCGGATTTTTTATCACCCTCTTTCGGGATATTTCCAGTGCAAAGAAGCTAGAAATATCGATTAAAGAAAGTGAAGAAAAATATAGAACCCTGGCAGAATCAGCCGGAGCCATCTTCTGGGAATATGACATTGCTGCGAATAGCTGGATATATGTCGCTCCCCAGGTTACAAAAATTCTTGGATATAAGCCGGATGAATGGTGTAGAAATCAATTCTGGACCGAACATATTCATCCTGATGACAGAAACTGGGCCTCCGAGCATTTCGAATTCTGTATTAAGCACGGCAGGGATTATGTATTTGAATACCGGTTCATCAAAAAAGATGGCAGCGTGTCCTGGTTGAGAGATGATGTAAAAGTTGAACTTGATGATGGTAAGGCAGTAAAACTCAGGGGCTTCATCATAGATATTACTGAACGGAAGAAAGCGGAACTTGCTCTGCAGGAAAACGAAGCAATACTCGAAAAATCACAGGAAATTGCCCATGTAGGAAGTTGGGTATTGGACCTTGAAACGAACTATTTAACCTGGTCGGCAGAGGTATACCGCATCCTGGGGTTAAACCCACATAATTTCGTCGCCACCTACGAATCATTTCTTGAACTGGTCCACCCGGATGACCGGGTACTGGTCGATACGGCTTATACTGATTCGGTTAAAGAGCTAGGCAATGAATACAAGGTGGAACACAGAATCATACGAAGAGATAACGGAGAAATACGTCATGTGCATGAAAAATGTATTCATGAAAGAAATAAAGCAGGAGAGATCATCAAGTCCATTGGGGTAATTCAGGATATTACCGAGCGAAAAATGGTGGAGGAACAGGTGCGGTTTCTCAGCCTTCACGACCGTTTGACCGGTCTCTACAGCCGGAATTACCTGGAAGACAGCATGACCAAGCTTGACACTCCACGACAGCTCCCAATCAGTATTATCATGGCCGATCTTAATGGCCTCAAGTTGATAAACGACACATACGGTCACACTGCCGGTGATGAGATACTGATCACCGCTGCTGATATTTTCCGCGATTCGTGCCGCCATGAAGATATTATTTCTCGCTTCGGCGGCGATGAATTTGTAATACTACTTCCGGCAACTACTGAAGAAGAAGCACATAATATCTGTAACAGGATCATCAGGAAAAACAGAAGGGTCAGAATCAGAGAAATCCCTGTCTCGATATCATTGGGTGTGGGCTGCAAGGAATCGGCAGATAGAACTTTGAAATCGGTTCTGCGGGAAGCTGAAGATAACATGTACAAACATAAGATGGTTGAAAGCCGTAGTACCAAGCATACAGTTCTGAAGGCCCTGCTCCATGCGCTGGAAGCCAAAAGTTATGAAACCGAGGCCCATACCAGGAGAATGAAAAATATTGCAAATCGTATAGGCGAACAGCTAAATTTGCCCGATACCGAACTGAGCCGCTTAAATCTGTTAATAACCCTGCATGATATCGGAAAGATTAATATTGCAGAGGAAATATTAACAAAAGAAGGCTACCTGGATACCGAAGAATGGGATGCCATAAAGAAGCATCCTGAAATCGGTTTCAGGATTGCCCGCGCTACTGAAGAGTTTTCCCATGTAGCAGAAGATATTCTCGCACACCACGAGAAATGGGACGGCTCAGGCTACCCGCACGGTCTGAAGGAAAAAGATATACCCTTACTGGCCCGGATAGCAGCTATTGCCGATGCTTACGAAGTGATGACTTACGGTCGCCCGTACAAAAAAGCCCTCCATCCCGATCAGGTGGTTGAAGAACTGAAAAAGAGTTCAGGCAAGCACTTTGATCCGGCACTGGTTGACATTTTCCTTTCACTACTGAAGAAAGGTAAGTTGGAAAACCAGTTAAATAAAATCGGATAA
- a CDS encoding DUF2937 family protein, producing the protein MLKPYKQPLQFLDGILDRVSTVIGAVALSQFPQFFGQYMQRLGGHLDEARRALNEYIEAAAALNLTLEEYIHEHLSSGSEIFRSSGEVIQRLVERVNSLEQAYSALQDSTIYNRWLIFLREVDWSIAAGTWENFTPGVPTTAEGLTYALAGLLIGWGIYTALKKAVYAPIKALGKKVN; encoded by the coding sequence ATGCTGAAACCTTATAAACAGCCACTACAGTTTCTGGATGGTATCCTTGACCGGGTATCTACCGTAATCGGCGCTGTCGCTTTATCCCAGTTCCCCCAATTCTTCGGCCAGTATATGCAGAGGCTTGGCGGCCATCTTGATGAGGCCAGAAGGGCTCTTAATGAATACATCGAAGCTGCTGCCGCGCTTAACCTTACCCTTGAAGAATATATACATGAACATCTCAGTTCAGGGAGTGAAATTTTCCGGTCCAGTGGTGAAGTGATTCAACGCTTGGTAGAAAGGGTTAACTCCCTCGAACAGGCTTATTCAGCCCTTCAGGATTCAACAATATATAATCGCTGGCTCATTTTCCTTAGAGAAGTCGATTGGTCTATCGCCGCCGGCACATGGGAAAATTTTACCCCCGGAGTACCGACAACAGCGGAAGGTCTAACCTATGCGCTGGCCGGACTGCTCATCGGTTGGGGCATCTATACCGCTTTGAAGAAAGCAGTATATGCGCCGATTAAAGCCCTGGGCAAAAAAGTAAATTAA